The region TTTCCTGCTGGAGATGACACAACCCGGCCACCAGCCGCAGGTAATCCGCCATCGGATGCCCTTCAGCCAAACGCTCAAGCCCCAACGCTCGCAAGGTGAACAGATTACGCGGTGGCAAGTACAGAAACGGTGGTGAACTCGCCGCTGCTTCGATCTCGCCAGGCTCAAGAATCGTTGCCAAGTGCTTATCCTTTTTTGCTGATCGGCTGCTCGGGGTTTTCGTCGCGGGTCACTTCGCGGTACCAGAGTTCATGGTGTTTCCGGGCCCACGCGCGGCTGACCCAGCCGTGCAACATGGCGCTGATCGAGCCCTTGATCCAGATGCCGGCGTAGATGTGAATGATGATGCTCAACACCAGCACAAAACCCGCCAGCGCATGCAGCAGCATGGCCCAACGAATGAGGGTGATGCCGAAATACACACTGAAATACGCGCGCCAGATCACCAACCCCGTGAACAACAACCCTAACATGCACAACAACAACGTCCAGAACAGCAGCTTCTGCCCAGGGTTGTACTTGCCAATCGGCGGCACGCCCTCTTCCTCGTTTTTGATCACCCGCCCTATCCGCTTGAGCCACAGCCCATCGTTGCGAATAAAGAAGTTGGCCCGCCAGAAACGGATCACCAACCCGAGGAACAGCACAAACATCAGCACGCCCATGAACGGATGCAAAATCCGCGTCCACGGTCCGCCGCCGAACAGGTTGCTGAGCCAGAACAGCGCCGGGTGAAACAGTGCCATCCCCGACAGCGCGGCCATGAAAAACAGGATCACCACCAGCCAGTGATTGGTCCGCTGGTTGGCGGTATAGCGCAGGATCTGCTTGCGGATCATGGTCTGTTCTCCCCGCGCGGATCAAAGGTGTGCACCGACGGATCGACTTCGTGCACTGCCGGATCGTTAACCGGTGGCAATTCGTCCTCTTCCACCACTTGCGGGCCGATGCGCACGTAGTGGAAGAACCCGGCCAGCACCGCCAGGCCCATGGCCAACAAGCCCAAGGGTTTGCTCACGCCTTTCCACAAACCCACCAGCGGACTGATCGCCGGATCCTTCGCCAGCCCGGCGTATATCTGTGGCGTGTCGGCATGGTGCAGCACGTACATCACGTGGGTGCCGCCGACCCCGGCCGGGTCGTACAGACCGGCGTTTTCAAAGCCGCGACTCTTGAGATCGACGATCCGTTCGGCGGCGTGTTCCTTCATGTCTTCCTTGGTACCGAAGACGATGGCGCCGGTCGGGCAGGTTTTCACACAGGCCGGTTCCAGGCCCACCGCGACCCGGTCCGAGCACAGCGTGCACTTGTAGGCCTTGTGATCTTTTTGCGAGATCCGCGGGATGTTGAACGGGCAACCGGTGATGCAATAACCGCAACCGATGCAATGATCCTGATCGAAATCGACGATGCCATTCGCATGCTTGATGATTGCGCCAGGACTTGGGCACGCCGCCAGGCAACCGGGTTCGGCGCAGTGCATGCAGCCGTCCTTGCGGATCAGCCATTCCAGATTACCGGCGTCGGTTTCATGCTCGGTGAAGCGCATCAACGTCCAGGTTTCGGCACTCAGGTCTTGCGGGTTGTCGTAGGTGCCGAGGTTGTGGCCGACGTCGTCGCGCAGCTCGTTCCATTCCGAGCAGGCGACCTGGCAAGCCTTGCAACCGATGCATTTGGTGGTGTCGATCAGCTTGGCCACTTCCTCCTGATTGCGCACCGACGGCGGGACGGTGGTGGTGGCCGAGCGGGCGATGATGTCTTGGCTGGCCATTTAGACTTTCTCCACGTTGACCAGGAATGACTTGGATTCCGGGGTCTGGGAATTACCATCGCCGAGGAACGGCACGAGGGTGTTGGTGAGATAGCCGTGACGCGTCAGCCCGGTAAAGCCCCAGTGCAGCGGGATACCGATGTGGTGCACAACCTGGCCGTTGACCTGTAACGGACGAATCCGCTTGGTCACCACCGCCACCGCTTCGATAAAGCCGCGCTTGCTGCTGACCCGGACCTTGTCGCCGGCAACGATGCCTTTCTCCTTGGCCAGCACCTCGCCAATCTCAACAAATTGCTCCGGCTGGGCAATCGCGTTGAGCTTGCAGTGCTTGCTCCAGAAGTGGAAATGCTCGGTCAGCCGGTAACTCGTCGCGGCGTATGGATAATCCTTGGCCACGCCGAGGGTTTCCCACACCGAATCGAAGATCCGCGCCGCCGGGTTGCTGGTGGCGTTCTTGTTGTTCGGGTGCAACGGGTTGATGCCGATCGGGGTTTCGAACGGTTCGTAGTGCTCGGGGAATGGGCCTTCGTTCATCTTGTCGACGGCGAAGAACCGCGCCACGCCTTCGGGGTTCATGATGAACGGGTTCATCCCGGCTTCCGGTGGCGAGTCGACCTTGAAGTCCGGCACATCGGTGCCGCCCCAGGCCTTGCCGTTCCACCACACCAGGCGTTTTTTCTCGTCCCACGGCTTGCCTTGCGGGTCGGCCGAGGCGCGGTTGTAGAGAATCCGTCGGTTCATCGGCCAGGCCCAGGCCCAGCCCAAATGTTGCTTCATGCCGTACGGATCGCTGTTGTCGCGCCGGGCCATCTGGTTGCCCATTTCGGTCCAGCTGCCGCAGAAGATCCAGCAACCGGACGCGGTGCTGCCGTCGTCCTTGAGCTGGGCGAAACCGGTCAGTTGCGCGTTGCCCTTGATCGCCCCCCCGTGACATCGGTGAAGTCCGTGGTGGCGGCGCCGTTGATTTCCTTGGCCAGTTCTTCCGGCGACGGTTCGTCGGTGATTTTGTAAGGCCACGACAGTTTAAGGATCGGGTCGGGGAACGCGCCGCCATTCGCCTGATAACGCTTGCGCAGGCGCAGGAACAACTCGCTCATGATCTTCACGTCGGTCTGCGCTTCGCCCGGC is a window of Pseudomonas sp. 10S4 DNA encoding:
- a CDS encoding formate dehydrogenase subunit gamma — translated: MIRKQILRYTANQRTNHWLVVILFFMAALSGMALFHPALFWLSNLFGGGPWTRILHPFMGVLMFVLFLGLVIRFWRANFFIRNDGLWLKRIGRVIKNEEEGVPPIGKYNPGQKLLFWTLLLCMLGLLFTGLVIWRAYFSVYFGITLIRWAMLLHALAGFVLVLSIIIHIYAGIWIKGSISAMLHGWVSRAWARKHHELWYREVTRDENPEQPISKKG
- the fdxH gene encoding formate dehydrogenase subunit beta; the encoded protein is MASQDIIARSATTTVPPSVRNQEEVAKLIDTTKCIGCKACQVACSEWNELRDDVGHNLGTYDNPQDLSAETWTLMRFTEHETDAGNLEWLIRKDGCMHCAEPGCLAACPSPGAIIKHANGIVDFDQDHCIGCGYCITGCPFNIPRISQKDHKAYKCTLCSDRVAVGLEPACVKTCPTGAIVFGTKEDMKEHAAERIVDLKSRGFENAGLYDPAGVGGTHVMYVLHHADTPQIYAGLAKDPAISPLVGLWKGVSKPLGLLAMGLAVLAGFFHYVRIGPQVVEEDELPPVNDPAVHEVDPSVHTFDPRGENRP